The genomic stretch GAGCGTGGCGCCGTGGTGTCGGTGGTGGACCCGCAGGGCAACCCCGTGGGCCAGGCCTTCTACGCGCAGCGCTCACCGCTGGCGCTGCGGCTGCTCACGCGCAAGGGGCCCGCCGAGGAGAAGGTGGACGAGGCCCTGCTGCGCCACCGCCTGGAGCTGTCGCTCGCCCGGCGCGCGCCGCTGCGTCAGCGCGATGGCGTGCGTCTGGTGCACGGCGAGGCGGATCTGCTGCCCGGCCTCTTCGTGGACCGCTATGGCGCGGGCCTCACGCTGCAGACGCTCTCCGAGGGCATGGACGTGCGCAAGGAGTGGGTGGCGCGCACGCTGGCCGAGCTCACCGGCGCCACGCACGTGGTGTGCCGCGACGATGCCTCCGGCCGCGACTTCGAGAGCCTGACGCGCGAGGTGCGGCTGCTGCACGGGCAGGGCGAGGCCCGCTTCACCTACCACGAGGGGGAGAACCTCTTCGAGGTGGACCTGCTGGGCGACATGAAGACGGGCGCCTTCCTGGACCAGGTGGACAACCACGTGCGCGCGGGCGAGCTGGCCCGGGGCGACGCGTTGGACCTGTTCAGCTACCACGGGGGCTTCGCGCTGGCGCTCAGCCGCACGTGTGACTCGGTGCTGGCGGTGGAGCAGGATCCGAAGGCCTCCGAGCGCATCCGCGCGAACGCCGCGCGCAACGGGCGCACCAACGTCTCGGTGGAGAACGCCAACGCCTTCGACGTGCTGCGCCGCTTCTCCGAGTCCAGCCGCCGCTTCGACACGGTGGTGGTGGATCCGCCGGGCCTGGCCAAGCGGCGCGAGGGCCTGTCCACCGCCCTGCGCGCCTACCACGAGCTCAACCTGCGTGCCCTCAAGTGCCTGCGCCCCGAGGGCCTGCTCGTCACCTGCTCGTGCTCCGGCAAGCTGTCGCGCGAGGCCTTCGAGGAGATGGTGCTGTCGGCCGCCGCGGATGCGAAGCGGCCGGTGCAGATCCTGGAGCGCCGGGGCGCGGGGTTGGACCACCCGATCCTCGGCGGCCTGCCGGAGACCGAGTACCTCAAGGCCTTCTTCGTCCGCGTGCTGTAGTCCCCGGGGGGCCCGGCATCCTCAGATGCCGAGCTCCTCGCGCAGCCGCTTCACCTGCTTGAAGTACTCGGTGCGGGGGAAGGGGACGT from Archangium lipolyticum encodes the following:
- a CDS encoding class I SAM-dependent rRNA methyltransferase, which produces MTRTSQPTARVSLKGAKALRRGHPWLYRTELLEPPQTQERGAVVSVVDPQGNPVGQAFYAQRSPLALRLLTRKGPAEEKVDEALLRHRLELSLARRAPLRQRDGVRLVHGEADLLPGLFVDRYGAGLTLQTLSEGMDVRKEWVARTLAELTGATHVVCRDDASGRDFESLTREVRLLHGQGEARFTYHEGENLFEVDLLGDMKTGAFLDQVDNHVRAGELARGDALDLFSYHGGFALALSRTCDSVLAVEQDPKASERIRANAARNGRTNVSVENANAFDVLRRFSESSRRFDTVVVDPPGLAKRREGLSTALRAYHELNLRALKCLRPEGLLVTCSCSGKLSREAFEEMVLSAAADAKRPVQILERRGAGLDHPILGGLPETEYLKAFFVRVL